The Cucurbita pepo subsp. pepo cultivar mu-cu-16 chromosome LG08, ASM280686v2, whole genome shotgun sequence genome contains a region encoding:
- the LOC111799562 gene encoding probable magnesium transporter NIPA2 produces the protein MGISSDNVHGFILAVSSSIFIGSSFIIKKKGLMKAGAVGNRAGSGGYSYLYEPMWWAGMISMIVGEIANFAAYAYAPAILVTPLGALSIIFSAVLAHFILEEKLHIFGMLGCVLCVVGSTTIVLHAPQERNIESVKEVWMLATEPGFLVYSIIVLVLIVVLVRYVPKYGQTHMVVYVGICSLMGSLTVMSVKAVGIALKLTFSGMNQFKYFETWFFTAIVLGGSILQVNYLNKALDTFNTAVVSPVYYVMFTSLTILASMIXF, from the exons ATGGGAATATCTTCCGATAACGTCCATGGCTTCATTCTCGCCGTCTCTTCGAGTATCTTCATCGGTAGTAGCTTCATTATCAAGAAGAAAGGTCTTATGAAAGCCGGTGCAGTTGGAAACAGAGCAG GTTCAGGAGGATATTCGTACTTGTATGAACCTATGTGGTGGGCTGGAATGATCAGTA TGATTGTTGGAGAGATTGCTAATTTCGCTGCTTATGCATATGCTCCTGCAATTCTCGTAACTCCTTTGGGAGCTTTGAGTATAATTTTCAG TGCAGTACTCGCTCATTTCATTTTGGAGGAAAAGCTACACATCTTCGGAATGCTAGGGTGTGTTCTTTGTGTGGTGGGATCTACAACTATTGTTTTGCATGCTCCACAGGAGAGAAATATTGAATCTGTCAAGGAAGTTTGGATGCTTGCTACAGAGCCAG GTTTTTTAGTATACTCCATCATAGTTTTGGTTCTAATTGTGGTTCTTGTTCGATACGTACCAAAATATGGACAAACGCACATGGTTGTTTACGTTGGAATTTGTTCTCTCATGGGTTCTCTTACG GTTATGAGCGTCAAAGCAGTTGGAATTGCACTCAAGCTGACATTTTCAGGAATGAATCAGTTTAAGTACTTTGAGACGTGGTTTTTTACGGCCATCGTGCTAGGAGGTAGCATTTTGCAGGTGAACTACTTAAACAAG GCGCTGGATACCTTTAACACTGCTGTAGTATCTCCTGTTTACTATGTGATGTTCACATCACTCACCATTCTTGCCAGTATGATCATNtttt AG